TAGTTTCTTTACGATCGATACGTGAGGGCAGATTTTAATCTCTTAACCTGTTTTTGCCTCGTGAATATTGTATATCTCTTGCTGACAATATaagaagtcaagtcaagttAAGGGAGGAATACTATTCTCACCTCTTTTCTGATGTGCATAAAATTGATGTGATTTCCAAATTCAACAATATGGTTTTTGCAATTCCAGCGATGGTTACACAGTCAGATGAACTTAAGCTTAAGTTCGATGAAGGGTCCACGATTAGCAAGCTTTGGCTTGTGAATTTGGGTGGCAGTGAGAGTCGAGCAAAAACTGCAGTTCAAGGGGAAAACCTTAAGGAAGCTCAAAACATCAATAAACCTCTTTCAGCTCTTGGGGATGTGATCTCAACTTTGTCAAGAATTAAGGCTTTGAACTGGTTGGGACATGTGGATGAAGAGAATGCCAAGGCTATATACCTGTCTGAGAATGTAATGGACCTTAGCGATTCTATTGAAGATTAAGTCAAGTGGGTAGAGAATTTGATTAGAGGAATATTTACTAGAAATATATTTGATCTTGGTTATGCACAGCTTGCAGAAGTTTTCTCAAAGAAGGGAATGTCATTTTTAGTTAGTTGTCAAAACCTTGTCATCAACTTTGGGTTATAGATGCTTTAGACGCGGTAATGGTTTTGTGTGTAAGATTTACGTGCAGGCATTCGGGTGCATTAGATCATGGAAGAATGGTATAATCTACCTGCTCTATAAATTAACTTGAAAATGGTGTAAGAAGAAATATAAACTTATAGATTAACTCATCAGCCAAGAACATAAGCAATTACACCAGTACATATCTGCAGACATGTTCATGGACGAAGAAGCCATGAAAATCTGCATAAGCCTTCTCCTTTCTGCAAAACTTAATGCTTTCCAAGTTATAGGTAATTGGAACAAAAGAGCGATCTTTGTGAGAGCAGGGGCTTGTGGTTTTATACTACTAGATTGCCTTATAACAATCCTACAAGGATTACAAGACCAAATCCTTGTGCAAGCATGAGTTCTATACCTGAGCTTATTAACAcaaagttttaatccaaaccaCAGTCGAATTAACTCTTATAAACATATTAAGACCTCCTTATTGTAACCGAGACAACAAGGATTATTATCAAACTATATGAATCATACTCATACtctaacattctcccacttgagtatgATTTCACAATAGCAAATAATCATCTCAGATTCAACATAAAGGTGATCACATAAGTCTTACATATATGTTTCCAACAGAATACTACTCACACATATTATTCAATGAATTCATAGACTCCTTTGCAATACATCGTACAGATTCATCTTATAAATCACAAAGTCCAATTCATGCTAGCAACAATATCCCATAGCTTTTGAGTAAACCAAAAGTTCATTCCCACTCATAAAGcccaaaacagaaaacaaaatattatactTCACCAACAGCTTATcaaaatgttaaaaatattGACTCAAGCTTTATTGAATTATCAAACTATTTCCATTGAACAACTGATCACAAATTTATCTGGAAAGGTTGAACTATATGAAAACATTAACTAACTAGATAACATAAATAAAATCTAGCTACAAAACACGAAACAAGAAACTAGCTATATAACTCAGCTTCCAGAAAACCTTGTGCAGCATACTCCTACTTGTAAAGCACTCCACAACAGGCTTCCACAAGCTCTTGATATCATTTATGACCACTCCCACTAATCAAGAGCATCCAGTACTCCCATTTGAGTAATATGATCTTTGAAAACTCCATTAAGCAAGGCCTTGGTTAAAGGATCAGCTATCATCAAATCAGTGGCCAAGTGTTCCATAATAATGACACCTTCTTTCACCTTTTCCCTAACCTTAAGGAACTTCACATCCATCAACCGAGAAGTTGATGTCCATTTATTGTTTTTGGAGAAAAACACTGCTGAATTATTGTCACAGAACATCTTCAATGGTTTTTGAATTGAATGAACAATTCTTAATTCATTGATAAATTTTTTAAGCCATGTAGCCTGTTTCATACCCTCAAAACAAGCTATAAATTCTGCTTCCATGGTAGAAGTAGACACTATAGTTTGTTTTGCACTTTTCCAAGAAATAGCACCTCCAGTGAGCATGAAAACATAACCACCTATTGATTTCCGTTCATCCAAATCTCCAGCCAAGTCTGAATCAGTGAAACCAACAACTTCTAATATGTTGTTCTTCCCATACACTAGCAGAAAACCTTTTGTCCTCTGCAAATATCGAAGTACCTTCTTTGCAGCCACCCAATGCATCCCACCTAGATTCGATTGATATCTCCCTAATAAACCAACAATGAATGCAAGATCAAGCCAAGTACAAATACTTGCATACATTAGGCTTCCTACAAGAGAGGCATAGGGCTTTAACTTCATCTTCTCATTTTTCGGATCACATTGTGGACATTGTTCTTGGGAAAATTTATCACCTTTATTCACAGGAACATCAACACCATTGCAATTCTCCATATTAAATCTGGCTAACACTCTTTCAATATACCCCTTTTGTGAAAGTCCTAGAAACCTTTTCTTTCTGTCTTGGACAATCTCTATCCTTAGCACATAGTGAGCTTCCCCCAAATCTTTCATCTTAAAATTAGAACTGAGCATGGTTTTGGTTTATTGTCGCAATTGCTTATTTGAACTAGCTATCaaaatgtcatctacatataaaacCAGAAAAATAAATCTAGTTCCATTGAACTTAAAATATATGTAGTCATCCAATTTGTTCTCAATGAAGCCATGTGCAGTAACCACTCTATCAAACTTGAGATACCATTGCCTACTTGCTTgcttaagggctggtttggtattgctgtgctttgaaaaaaagctgctgtgagaataagcggttgtgctgtgagaataagcggctgtgaaataaagccagtagagtgtttggtaaacttttttgtgaaagtgcttttggaaaaaaaatcaggatgatagtgtcttttcattaaaggagcactgtagctccgtgtgctttgaaaaaactggctttttttcaaagcagcaaatagcagcttcagcttttcctttgattttcagcttattctcacagcagcttccaaaataagccattttttttcagtttaccaaacacaaaaatgaccctcagctttttttcacagtggctttttttaaaatcacctcaatcccaaacggggcctaagtccattgcttaagtccataaattgACTTATTGAGCTTGCAAACCATATTGTCATTCCCTTATTCTACAAAACCGGTTGGTTGCCTCATGTAAATGACTTCCTCCAATTCTCCATTAAGAAAAACAGTcttgacatccatttgatgtaactCTAATAAAAATGAGCCACTAATGCCATGATCACTCTTATGGAGTCTTTCAAAGAAACTAGGGAAAAAGTATCACTAAAATCGATACCCTTTCTTTGTGTAAAGCCCTTGGCAACCAATCGAGCCTTGTACCTCTCTATTCTTCCTTTAGCATCTCTTTTGGTCTTATAGACCCACTTGTAACCTATTGGCTTGATACTTGAATCAGAATTCACCAATGTCCATACATTGTTCTTTGACATAGATTCCAACTCCTCTTTCATAGCTTTCTCTCACAAAACTGATTGAGGACTAGCCATTGCCTGATGATATGTCAATGGGTCATCTATATCACCAAAATCATATTCAGATTCCTGTAGGTACACATAGTCACTTGATATTGCtggtttttgaattttggaTGATTGTCTTACTGGTTGTTGCATAGATTGATCATTTTAATGTATAACTACTTTAGTTGTAGTTTCAATATGGCCATCAATAACTGGTTGTGGAACATCATCAGTCATTGTTGTATCTTCATCCTCAACTATTGAAGatctttgaaaaataaaaattggtaCTTGAATATAGTTATTTGGAGAATCAGCAATTTGAGTATCATTCAACTTTTCAAAAACGAATTCTTCAGTTGTTATCAAATCAGCAACATTTTGATCTTCTATGAATACTGCATTATGAGTCTCTTGGATCCTTGAGTGTGCTTATGGACAGTAGAACTTAAAACCCTTGGATTTCTCTGAGTATTCAATGAAATAACAGGTTGTTGTTCTAGAATCCAACTTTTTCTCATTGGGATTATAGAATCTTGCCTCATATTTGCACCCCTACACATGAAAGTGTCCAAAGCTTGGCTTTCTTCCAGTCCAGACTTCAGAAGGTGTACTCTTAATAGCTTTGGTGGGAATTCTATTCAAAATGTAATTTGCAGTCTTGAGTGCTTCACCCCAGAGAAAACTAGGCAACTTAGATCTTGACATCATGCTTCGAACCATTCCAATGAGAGTTCTGTTCCTTCTTTCAGCAACACCGTTTTGCTGTGGTGTTCCAGGTGTGGTATACTGTGCTATAATGCCTTGTTGTTGGAGATAAAGTGCAAAGGTACCCTTATGTTGTCCAGCCTCAGTGCACCTGCCAAAATACTCTCCCCCTCTATCGGATCTAACAATCTTAATCTCCCTATTTAGTTGTTTCTCAACTTCAGTCTTAAAGATTATGAAACATTCAAGTGCTGTTGATTTTTCACTAATAAGAAAGGTATAACCATATCTAGAGAAGTCATCAATGCAATTCACAAAATAGCTATTTCCATAGATAGTTTTAACTGGAAAGGGATCACAAATATCAGTATGGATAATTTCTAAGAGATTCTGACTTCTCTTGGCCTCAAAATTCCTTGTATTGGTTAATTTTCCTTTCATACAGTCAATACACTCTTTAGCATTTTTTTGAAATCAAGTGCAGGAATCAAATCAGTTTTAGTTAATTGCAAAAACCTATCTTTTGAAATGTGTCCCAGCCTTTTGTGCCAAAGCTCATATGAAAACTCAGTGTAATGCATTCTTTTGATACTTGTGTTTAAAACAAAACTAGGTGTTTCCACCACAATGCAATCTAATTTCCATAGTTCTTCATACAAAACAGTTGTCCATaacaatatatttttcttatgtttttgAAAAAAGTTAACATTTTGATCATCACAAGAAAAACCAAAACCTTATTTCACTAATTTTGATGCAGATATCAAACTCCTTCTCATTGCTGGGACATATaaaacatcatttaatttaagaACAAAACCTGACTTCATTTTTAATTTCACAATTCCAATAGCCTTAACTTCTACTTTTGACCTTTCCCCCACAAAAACATTATAAGAATTTATAccagtttgtttttgtttttcaaaccaATGCAATGTGTTTATGATGTGAACTGAAGAACCAGAGTCAAATCACCAAGAATTAGCAGAAATTTCAACCAAATTAGACTCCACACACACATAGACATCAGTTCTACCTTTACTTTTCAACCAATCCTTGAATATTTCACAATGCTTTCTATAATGACCCTTAGTCTTGCAGTGATGACACTTGATCTTAGAAACATCTTTAGGTTTAACTTTAAGATTGTTAGACTTAGAGGGTTTAGTATTTTTAGCAAGCTTACCAGACTTATCAGAGAATTTAAATGTCTTACCAGAAGCATAAGTTGTCTCTTTATGCACAAGATTGACAGATTCGAGCTCCTTGCCTTTTTCTTGTTTCTGTCGAGATTCTTCTTGCACACATTGAGCAATTAACTCATCAACGATCCATATCTTGTCTTGAGTATTATAGGACATTTTCAATTGACTATACTTTGCTGGCAGTGCTTGCAGAATCATGAAGACAAATTGTTTTTCACCAATAGTCACATCCATTGAGTTAGGCTTTTTTGCTCCATCTTTCATCTTCATTATATGGTCCCTGATGGAAGTGTTCCCATCAATCTTGTAAGTTGTCAACATTGACATGTACAAGCTAATTTTTGCCTTTTCAGACTCCTTGAACTTGTTTTCAATGGCTTTGAGATAATCCACCGCAAGAGCATGCTTCTTTATGCCCCCTCTCACTGTGTCAGTCATTGCACTCTCAAGAATTGATAATACAATTTTATTAGCCCTCATCCACCTCTCAGAATCAGCTTTCTCAGCTTTGGTACTCTTATCCATCAATTCTGATGGTTTGGGCGAATCTAGTGCAATGTCTAACTCATTGAGTGTCAGCAATAAACCAATTTCACGCCTCCATTTCTTGTAATTGTTGCCTCCAATGAGAATAGGCACACTAGCAAGGTTGAACGTCTTAAGTGAAACTGCAGACATATTCAAAATGAAATCTCAAAAGAAGAACCAAAAGTTCTTGATTTCAATCCACTTTCACTTAACGCACAATGCTTATGAATCAATTTAgtcatatatataaatttatcatgaacatgaaaaacatatatAGATTAAACAACCCATTTGTGTATATAGAAACTGCAGATATGGAATCAAATGCATTGTATAATCTTcgttcaatgtttttcattaatCATGGCAGAAATTACAGAATACATCTTTATGTATTACTATGTTAACACAAGATGGATTAAGAAGAAACCAAAATTACCTCAATATGCAGACATCATAATCAACACAGCGGAAGCAATAGATATACAAGAATTTTGATTTTATGATGTTTGGGAAAGATGAAATTGCCATATCAGATTATGGATCTTTCCTTCACAGATTGAAAATTAGGTCATTGTTTTTCCTCTTTCCTTCGataacggtaaaaaaatttaaaaagaaatttaaaaacccagttttgttttccaaagCCAACGGTCATAATTTTAAAGAATACTAATAAAACGACGTCGTATAGTTCAATTCGAATTTAAACAAACTTGTTCCCTTAGGTCAGTTTGTTTTGCAGATTTAAAGAATGATTTTaagattgaatttaaatgaaaaatcCATTGGCTCAGATACCATATGTAAGAAGAAATATAAACTTATAGATTAACTCATCAGCCAAGAACATAAGGATTAATCAACTAAATCACAACCCTTTGATCGTGTATGTAATGTGAATGTAAGAACATTAGCAATTACACCAGTACATACTTGCAAACATGTTCATAGACGAAGAAGCCATGAAAATCTGCACAAGTCTTCTCCTCTCTGCAAAACTTAATGCTTTCCAAGTTATAGGTAATTGGAACAAAAGAGAGTTCATTGTGAGAGCAGGGACTTGTGGTTTTATACTACTAGATTGCCCTATAACAATCCTACAAGGATTACAAGACCAAATCCTTATGCAAGCACGAGTTCTATACCCGAGCTTATCAACACAGAGTTTCAATCCAAACCACAGTCGAATTAACTCTTATAAACATATTAAGACTTCTTTATTGTAATCCGAGACAACAAGGATTATTATCAAACTATATGAATCATACTTATACTCTAACAAATGGAGCTATGGTTGGGAAGATTTTGTGATGGGGGGTGAATCAGCAATAAAACAGTAGGGTGAATTATAGGCAATCAAGGCTTCGTTCTGTTATGAAGTCCAAACCACAGTCGAATTAACTCTTATAAACATATTAAGACTTTTTTATTGTAATCCGAGACAACAAGGATTATTATCAAACTATATGAATCATACTCATACTCTAACAAATGGAGCTGTGGTTGCGAAGATTTTACGACGGGGGGTATATTAGCAACAAAATAGTAGGGTGAATTGAAGGCAATCAAGGCTTCATTTTGTTATGAAGTCCTCTGCAAAAGAAATTGCTTTTGATCAGCATTTTCAATTTGCATTACAAGGTGGAATTGATAAGCTTGCGGGTGATGCATCAGCTAAAGCTGTCAAGCTGATACTCTATTTTCAGTACAAGGATGGCAAGCGAATGGGTGCTTTTGAGAATCTATTTTTCCAAAGGGAACTACCATTGAAAGGTTTTGATGTTGAACAGAGGGCAGTGGTTGCAGTTGAATTGAAAACATGCCTTTTCACAAGTGTGGCGCTGCAAGTTCTTATGCTTCATAATTGGGGGTCTTATGCTTCCTCCTTAGCTTCCACTGTTGAGTCTTCAACCACCTTGCTACCGAGCACAGAGGAAGGTCTAGTGCAGAAACTCTTCCCACAAGCAGTAATGGCTCGGCTAATTTCTCACCTTCCTTCCAAGGGCGACAAATTCACACTTAATTTGCAAGACTCCTTGGTTGAATTTCATTGCAAATAGTTCCAGATTCCAAGTGCTAATCCtaaccttgaggacaaggttgTTTTTCAAGGGAAGGGCAATGTTATGAACTTAGAATTTAATGATTGGCTTAATCACTATTAGGAGTTTAATATTGGATTTGTTAGGCTTATTGCTGTTATTTAGTGAAGTTTGTTAGAAATGCCAGCTGGCACTGAAGGTGTAAAGTCTATAAAAGGAGCTGAGCTCCCTGAATTGTAGGAGATCAGATTTTACAAACAGAAatacaaaaccaaaaaatatattGGAGCCCTGCTCCCTTCTACTTCGTCTTCTCCATTTGCCATTTCGATTGCTACTTGCAGGTTGAATACGGTCATGAGATCTGTGATCCTATCACAGTTGGGTGTGGATGTTGCATCTAGAAGGGCGTATTGAAGAAGCTGTAGGGGGAGAGATTAAAGGACTTATCTGTTTGCTGTTAACATATCCTATTTCATAGGGCTCTTAAGACAGACGATTCTAGCTTTGATAACATTCATGATTTTCCAAGGGACCTcagatttttccttttcttttttgtcaacTGAGCAACTTGACCTGCAATAAAGATTCTTTATTTCTGGTTAGTCCATTTTATAGGTGTTTTCATTTGTTGTTTTAAGACATGGGTAGTTTTcacttttctgttttatttggatgtgtttttatgttatgGAATTTGGGTTCATTGATTAGGTAGTTGTCTTTTAATGGCAGGAATTAACTGCTTAATTAGTTCATGTTCATGTTGGTCATAGTTATGTGTCATGCCACAGCTTGCTGCTATGGTTGTTTGGTTGCTCTTGAACTGAATATCCTTTATGGGTATTTGTGATACGTATATTTTTCATGGTGGGATGTGGAGAACAGGGTACATTTTAATCCAAACCAAATGTGGTTTAGTTGGTGTTTCTATGAATATCCTTTTCAAATGCTACTTAAATGTTATAGGGAGACATTGGAAGCCCGTCGTTTGTATTCTGCATATGTAGACAGCTCTTTCTAGTTAATGGGAAGGGAGGCACTTATATGTAGAAATCCTGACTGAGAAGAAAGATTGCATTGAacatatgaaatcataattcTTAGGAGTGAACTTATTTTGCTTCATGGTGCAATGGGAAAGGGAAGAGTGGGATTGAGACAAAAATAGTATCTGCATTTCAATTGTAATGATTTTTCTTAGTAGTAATATGTTAGAAAAATTAATGTGATAGAACTGGTATTTAGTTCATCGCTGTTGGTCTGATTTCCAGTTCCTTTTGATGTTCCCTTGGTATATTTCTTCACGGTGAACATCTGCTTGATTGAACCACAAATAATTTGTGTTAACATCCTTGTTAGTTAGAACTTTAAGATAAGTTTTACGTTCCCTACCCCaatggaaaaaagaaaagaaaaggtatgATTTGTAAGGTAGTGCAGCAAGAAAGGAAATAAGAAGAGAGCACTGAGTTGCTTCTTGTCA
The nucleotide sequence above comes from Malus sylvestris chromosome 16, drMalSylv7.2, whole genome shotgun sequence. Encoded proteins:
- the LOC126609213 gene encoding secreted RxLR effector protein 161-like; the protein is MENCNGVDVPVNKGDKFSQEQCPQCDPKNEKMKLKPYASLVGSLMYASICTWLDLAFIVGLLGRYQSNLGGMHWVAAKKVLRYLQRTKGFLLVYGKNNILEVVGFTDSDLAGDLDERKSIGGYVFMLTGGAISWKSAKQTIVSTSTMEAEFIACFEGMKQATWLKKFINELRIVHSIQKPLKMFCDNNSAVFFSKNNKWTSTSRLMDVKFLKVREKVKEGVIIMEHLATDLMIADPLTKALLNGVFKDHITQMGVLDALD